A single window of Botrytis cinerea B05.10 chromosome 3, complete sequence DNA harbors:
- the Bccse1 gene encoding Bccse1 translates to MSSDIQTVAALLQATLDPRQHKQAEAALKVEQAKPGFSLLLLNIVAADDLPVNTRLSGALCFKNFIKYNYVDEERNYKLPQNEVFTIKTELIGLMVSVPNSIQAQLGEAISIIAESDFWDRWDTLVDDLVSRLTPNNAKINNGVLEVAHSIFKRWRPLFASDALYTEVNHVLSKFGQPFVQLLASTDQQIQANKDNKEVLKQHFETMNLLMKVFFDLSCQDLPPIFEDNIGEISKLLHKYLTYENPLLATDDDSESGPLEFVKAGICEVSTLYMQKYEDAFGSLCEPFITSAWSLLTTIGPETKFDILVSKALHFLTAVASLDKHAQNFNNGEILSQVVEKVILPNVSLRETDIEQFEDEPIEYIRRDLEGSDADTRRRAATDFLRKLLEKFEPLVTDVVGRYIKHYLDQFSQNGSDHWKSKDTAVYLFSAIAAKGVITTGQGVKTTNPLVNVVDFFQQNIANDLLAESNVEPILKVDAIKFLYTFRSQLTKDQWKAAFEPLVKNLGSSNYVVYTYAAITVERVLFLTNDANQHIFGKEDVLPLAESLLNHLFHLIEKDAAPEKIQENEFLMRCVMRVLIVIKDGVIPIADNVLQHLVKITQVIGQNPSNPRFYYYHFEAFGALIRWSAPSQPDKLENDLYPTFAGILSSDVQEFMPYVFQLFAALLEANPSTTLSDYYRNLIAPILSPTLWESRGNVPALTRLLSAMIPKCAAELVANNQLEPILGIFQKLMAGKSRTELQSFDVLEALIISCNVSAIEQYFPTILNIMFTRLNSNPPEAFKRRFVRFYHLISSKDQQGLGADFFIKQSDAVQDTVFVPLYLTIILPITQQFPRPLDRKIAVISLTKTLTDSQAFAVRYKKGWSKTCEALLKLLENPPLPVTTDDVVAEADVDDLSFGVGFTQLNTCKKVAVDEWPEITDVKLWVGSYLREANQRHDRAISGYVNERLNSEARSLLVEYMQ, encoded by the exons ATGTCTTCAGATATTCAAACAGTTGCAGCTCTGCTTCAAGCTACCTTGGACCCAAGGCAGCATAAGCAAG CTGAGGCAGCCTTGAAAGTAGAGCAGGCCAAACCTGgattttctctcctcctcctcaataTCGTTGCAGCAGATGACCTGCCAGTTAATACGAGGCTCTCTGGAGCTCTATgcttcaagaatttcatcaaGTACAACTATGTG GACGAAGAGAGGAACTACAAGCTCCCACAAAATGAAGTTTTCACGATAAAGACTGAGTTGATTGGCCTCATGGTCTCGGTCCCAAACAGTATACAAGCCCAACTTGGAGAAGCTATCAGTATTATCGCGGAATCAGACTTCTGGGACAGATGGGATACATTGGTTGAT GACTTGGTTTCCCGCCTCACTCCTAATAACGCTAAAATCAATAATGGTGTACTGGAAGTCGCACATTCGATATTCAAGAGATGGAGACCGCTGTTCGCCTCGGATGCTCTATACACAGAAGTCAACCACGTACTATCAAAATTTGGTCAACCTTTTGTACAGCTTCTGGCG AGCACCGACCAGCAGATTCAAGCTAATAAGGATAATAAAGAGGTTCTAAAGCAACATTTTGAGACAATGAATCTGTTGATGAAGGTTTTCTTCGATCTCTCTTGCCAAGATCTCCCTCCTATCTTCGAGGATAACATCGGAGAAATATCCAAACTCTTGCACAAATACCTGACATATGAAAACCCTCTTTTGGCGACGGACGATGATTCTGAGTCAGGACCCCTCGAGTTCGTAAAGGCTGGCATATGTGAGGTTTCGACACTTTACATGCagaaatatgaagatgcATTTGGAAGTCTTTGCGAGCCATTCATTACAAGCGCTTGGAGTCTCTTAACAACCATTGGACCTGAAACCAAATTCGACATACTTGTTAGCAAAGCATTACACTTCTTGACCGCAGTTGCTAGTCTTGACAAGCATGCtcagaatttcaataatgGGGAGATTTTGAGCCAAGTGGTTGAGAAGGTCATTCTGCCCAATGTAAGCTTGAGAGAAACGGATATCGAACAATTTGAGGATGAGCCCATCGAGTATATCCGAAGAGATCTGGAGGGCTCAGACGCTGACACCAGAAGACGAGCAGCAACCGACTTCTTGCGCAAGCTTCTGGAGAAGTTCGAGCCACTTGTGACAGATGTTGTTGGGAGATATATCAAGCATTATCTTGACCAATTCTCCCAGAACGGTAGCGATCATTGGAAATCTAAAGATACCGCCGTATATTTGTTTTCAGCTATCGCAGCTAAGGGTGTCATTACAACAGGGCAAGGAGTCAAAACCACAAATCCCTTGGTGAATGTTGTCGACTTTTTCCAGCAGAATATCGCGAATGATCTTCTTGCGGAAAGCAATGTTGAGCCAATCTTGAAGGTTGACGCTATTAAATTTCTTTACACGTTCCGTAGTCAATTGACTAAAGATCAATGGAAAGCGGCATTTGAACCCTTGGTCAAGAATCTAGGTTCCTCGAACTATGTGGTATACACTTACGCCGCAATTACCGTGGAAAGAGTTTTGTTTCTCACAAACGATGCAAACCAGCATATCTTTGGGAAGGAAGATGTATTGCCACTCGCCGAGAGCCTTCTAAATCACTTATTCCATTTGATCGAGAAAGATGCCGCACCCGAGAAAATCCAGGAGAATGAGTTCCTCATGCGCTGTGTTATGAGAGTGCTCATTGTCATTAAGGACGGTGTTATTCCAATAGCAGATAATGTTCTGCAGCACTTGGTCAAGATCACTCAAGTGATTGGCCAAAACCCCAGTAACCCGCGCTTTTACTACTATCACTTTGAAGCCTTTGGCGCTCTGATCAG atggTCGGCGCCTTCACAACCCGACAAGCTTGAGAATGATTTGTATCCTACCTTTGCCGGTATTCTCTCAAGCGATGTTCAAG AATTCATGCCCTATGTCTTCCAATTATTCGCCGCTCTTCTGGAAGCCAACCCGTCCACGACACTTTCCGATTACTACAGAAACTTGATTGCCCCAATTCTAAGTCCTACTCTTTGGGAATCTCGAGGAAACGTGCCAGCCCTGACTAGATTGCTTTCCGCAATGATCCCTAAATGCGCTGCTGAACTTGTAGCGAATAACCAACTCGAGCCAATTCTTGGCATTTTCCAGAAGCTCATGGCCGGAAAATCAAGAACTGAACTACAAAGTTTTGATGTTTTAGAAGCTTTGATTATTTCGTGCAATGT CTCTGCTATTGAACAATATTTCCCTACGATCTTGAACATCATGTTCACACGCCTCAACAGCAACCCCCCCGAAGCCTTTAAGCGTCGCTTTGTCCGTttctatcatctcatctcatccaagGATCAACAAGGCCTTGGAGCAGATTTCTTTATAAAGCAATCAGATGCTGTACAAGACACCGTATTCGTGCCTCTTTACTTGACCATTATCCTCCCAATTACACAGCAATTCCCTCGGCCACTAGACCGCAAAATAGCTGTCATCTCTTTGACTAAGACCCTGACCGACTCGCAAGCATTTGCTGTTAGATACAAGAAGGGTTGGTCTAAGACTTGTGAGGCTCTCCTCAAGTTGTTGGAGAACCCACCACTACCTGTCACAACCGATGATGTAGTCGCTGAAGCAGATGTCGACGACTTAAGTTTCGGAGTTGGCTTTACACAACTTAACACTTGCAAGAAGGTTGCAGTTGACGAATGGCCAGAGATTACGGATGTAAAGCTTTGGGTGGGATCATATTTGAGAGAGGCAAATCAACGACACGACAGAGCAATTTCAGGTTACGTCAACGAAAGATTAAATTCTGAGGCCAGAAGTCTTTTGGTTGAGTATATGCAATAG